The Bombus vancouverensis nearcticus chromosome 2, iyBomVanc1_principal, whole genome shotgun sequence genome window below encodes:
- the LOC143304549 gene encoding uncharacterized protein LOC143304549 produces the protein MGDRRTKGGERKSSEIGVVERRGRTRGEHRENRRERVIPTDSGSINSSSNSSTSGISSSRSSSSNSSSSSSSSSSSSSSSSSSSSSSNNSRSSSRSSDSNSINSSSRGVVVVVVVLVAVVVLVVVVAVVVVEVVVVVEVVVVVA, from the coding sequence ATGGGAGACAGAAGGACGAAAGGAGGAGAAAGAAAGTCGTCAGAGATCGGCGTGGTAGAACGACGTGGTAGGACGAGAGGCGAACACAGAGAAAACAGAAGGGAGAGAGTGATCCCAACCGATAGTGGTAGCATTAATAGCAGCAGTAATAGTAGCACCAGTGGTATTAGTAGTAGtagaagtagtagtagtaatagtagtagtagtagtagtagtagcagtagtagtagtagtagtagtagtagtagtagtagtagtagtaataatagTAGAAGTAGTAGTAGAAGTAGTGATAGTAATAGTATTAATAGCAGTAGTAGAggagtagtagtggtagtagtagtactagtagcagtagtagtattagtagtagtagtagcagtagtagtagtggaAGTAGTAGTAGTTGTAGAAGTAGTAGTAGTTGTAGCATGA
- the LOC117163977 gene encoding pancreatic triacylglycerol lipase isoform X1, with protein sequence MLKYKTYAYLYLMFYLIHKDVIDAVICDEEDTLHVSTKIRLKIYKGNSSHFTSTESMITNPGSIADDILPDRDSILYIHGFMENTEAENVRIIIKAYLDKGGVNVIALDWGDIAFHINYVHVSSQIVTIAKAVAESLNKLVDLIDLNTLHVVGHSLGAHIAGNIGRYANVNLSRITGLDPALPLFYPSTCHIRSTDAEAVVILHTDGGFYGTATNTGTVDFYANGGISVQPGCPIIFGGEFCSHQRSTRIYAESLMNPKAFPAHNCLNEIADTEEIYFGDSTPKNIYGTYCFTTNAKPPYGKTN encoded by the exons ATGTTAAAATACAAAACATACGCTTATCtgtatttaatgttttatttgaTTCATAAAGACGTTATTGACGCGGTAATAT GTGATGAGGAAGATACGTTGCATGTCAGTACAAAAATTCGCCTGAAGATTTACAAAGG TAACAGCTCTCACTTCACATCCACCGAGAGCATGATTACGAATCCAGGAAGCATTGCAGACGACATATTGCCCGACCGAGACAGTATCCTCTATATACATGGATTCATGGAGAATACGGAAGCAGAGAACGTTCGgataataattaaag CCTATCTGGACAAGGGAGGCGTGAACGTCATTGCACTGGATTGGGGAGATATAGCATTTCATATTAATTACGTTCACGTGTCCAGTCAAATTGTCACAATAGCGAAGGCGGTTGCTGAATCCCTAAACAAACTCGTCGATCTGATCGATTTAAACACGTTGCACGTGGTTGGGCATTCTTTGGGCGCTCACATAGCTGGGAATATCGGCAGATACGCGAATGTCAATCTTAGTCGAATAACGG GCTTAGATCCAGCGCTTCCGTTGTTTTATCCTTCTACGTGTCACATCAGATCAACCGACGCCGAAGCCGTTGTTATCCTTCACACTGATGGTGGATTTTATGGGACAGCTACTAACACGGGAACTGTTGACTTTTACGCAAACGGGGGCATCAGTGTTCAACCGGGTTGTCCTATAATCTTCGGTGGAG AATTCTGCAGCCATCAAAGGTCTACCCGAATATATGCAGAGTCTCTAATGAATCCGAAAGCGTTTCCGGCGCATAATTGTCTTAACGAAATTGCCGATACCGAGGAAATCTATTTTGGAGATTCGACACCAAAGAACAT ATATGGAACGTATTGTTTCACTACCAACGCCAAGCCACCCTATGGCAAAACTAATTAA
- the LOC117163977 gene encoding pancreatic triacylglycerol lipase isoform X2, with translation MITNPGSIADDILPDRDSILYIHGFMENTEAENVRIIIKAYLDKGGVNVIALDWGDIAFHINYVHVSSQIVTIAKAVAESLNKLVDLIDLNTLHVVGHSLGAHIAGNIGRYANVNLSRITGLDPALPLFYPSTCHIRSTDAEAVVILHTDGGFYGTATNTGTVDFYANGGISVQPGCPIIFGGEFCSHQRSTRIYAESLMNPKAFPAHNCLNEIADTEEIYFGDSTPKNIYGTYCFTTNAKPPYGKTN, from the exons ATGATTACGAATCCAGGAAGCATTGCAGACGACATATTGCCCGACCGAGACAGTATCCTCTATATACATGGATTCATGGAGAATACGGAAGCAGAGAACGTTCGgataataattaaag CCTATCTGGACAAGGGAGGCGTGAACGTCATTGCACTGGATTGGGGAGATATAGCATTTCATATTAATTACGTTCACGTGTCCAGTCAAATTGTCACAATAGCGAAGGCGGTTGCTGAATCCCTAAACAAACTCGTCGATCTGATCGATTTAAACACGTTGCACGTGGTTGGGCATTCTTTGGGCGCTCACATAGCTGGGAATATCGGCAGATACGCGAATGTCAATCTTAGTCGAATAACGG GCTTAGATCCAGCGCTTCCGTTGTTTTATCCTTCTACGTGTCACATCAGATCAACCGACGCCGAAGCCGTTGTTATCCTTCACACTGATGGTGGATTTTATGGGACAGCTACTAACACGGGAACTGTTGACTTTTACGCAAACGGGGGCATCAGTGTTCAACCGGGTTGTCCTATAATCTTCGGTGGAG AATTCTGCAGCCATCAAAGGTCTACCCGAATATATGCAGAGTCTCTAATGAATCCGAAAGCGTTTCCGGCGCATAATTGTCTTAACGAAATTGCCGATACCGAGGAAATCTATTTTGGAGATTCGACACCAAAGAACAT ATATGGAACGTATTGTTTCACTACCAACGCCAAGCCACCCTATGGCAAAACTAATTAA